The Syntrophales bacterium genome includes a window with the following:
- the era gene encoding GTPase Era — MFKSGFIGIIGRPNVGKSTLLNGIIGEKIAITTHKPQTTRNRITGIKNLENGQFIFLDTPGIHKATTPLGKYMVKAAVDTFGDMDLMLLLVETGRKIHDDDIFIIKSLQGVKAPVILAINKIDLAEKKLLLPLIDDLRNLFPFREIIPISALKGDGLDILIDIIWNILPEGPKYFPDDMITDVSERFLAAEIIREKVILLTHQEIPYSTAVMVDSFKEDESRNLIRIHATINVEKKSQKGILIGKQGSMLKEIGSQARLEMEKFFATRIYLELFIRVSKGWTKDTKMLKEFGY, encoded by the coding sequence TTGTTTAAATCAGGTTTCATAGGGATCATAGGAAGACCCAACGTTGGAAAATCGACCCTTCTGAACGGGATAATAGGGGAGAAGATAGCCATTACCACTCATAAACCGCAGACCACGAGAAACAGGATAACCGGCATCAAAAACCTCGAAAACGGCCAGTTCATCTTCCTCGACACACCGGGAATACACAAGGCTACGACACCGCTCGGTAAATATATGGTGAAGGCTGCCGTTGATACCTTCGGGGATATGGATCTCATGCTCCTGCTTGTCGAAACCGGCAGGAAAATCCATGATGACGATATTTTTATTATAAAATCACTGCAAGGTGTAAAAGCCCCGGTCATCCTTGCCATCAATAAGATAGACCTCGCCGAAAAGAAACTGCTTCTACCTCTGATAGATGATCTGAGGAATCTTTTTCCATTCAGGGAGATTATACCCATCTCGGCATTGAAGGGCGACGGTCTCGACATCCTCATCGATATAATATGGAATATCCTCCCCGAAGGGCCGAAATACTTTCCCGATGATATGATAACAGACGTATCCGAAAGATTTCTCGCCGCCGAGATAATCAGAGAAAAGGTGATCCTGTTAACCCATCAGGAGATACCCTACTCCACGGCCGTCATGGTCGATTCTTTTAAAGAAGATGAAAGTAGAAACCTGATCAGAATCCATGCTACTATCAACGTGGAAAAAAAATCGCAAAAGGGAATACTCATTGGGAAACAGGGTTCCATGTTGAAGGAAATAGGGAGTCAGGCACGGCTGGAAATGGAAAAATTCTTCGCCACCAGAATATATCTGGAACTCTTCATCAGAGTCAGCAAAGGCTGGACTAAAGACACAAAGATGCTCAAGGAATTTGGGTACTAA
- the der gene encoding ribosome biogenesis GTPase Der → MKPIIAIIGRPNVGKSTFFNRLSKRKKAIVIDEPGATRDRNYADCTWNDRDFILIDTGGFEPVSREKILIQMREQTTLAIEEADTIIFLMDGREGLTPSDVEIANLLREAEKPTFFVINKIDGPKQEELAYEFYRLGIEKLYTISSEHGVGVGGLMDDVVEYLPVPDAVSEDEQRIRIAVIGKPNVGKSSIINNMLGYERTIVNPLPGTTRDAIDTPFELNDRKYLLIDTAGIRRKSKISITLEKYSVVQALKTMSRSDIALMLIDAEEGITDQDTKIAGLAFERGVVCIIVVNKWDLIKKDNSTMGNYVRDIKEKLKFLNFAPTLFVSALTGQRVMKIFDTIETAYIQYTRRVQTSILNNKVQEFLEINPPPRYQRKAHNFSYVTQASVKPPTFVFFVHEPKAVHFSYQRYLTNKIREEFGFDHVPIKIILRKKTK, encoded by the coding sequence GTGAAACCTATAATTGCAATAATAGGAAGGCCCAACGTTGGAAAATCGACCTTCTTTAACCGTCTGTCCAAAAGGAAGAAGGCTATCGTAATCGATGAGCCGGGCGCCACAAGGGATAGAAATTACGCGGATTGTACCTGGAACGACAGGGATTTCATACTGATAGACACGGGTGGATTCGAACCCGTCTCCAGGGAAAAAATCCTGATCCAGATGCGCGAACAGACTACTCTTGCCATAGAGGAGGCAGACACCATCATCTTTCTCATGGACGGAAGGGAGGGCCTGACGCCGTCGGATGTAGAGATCGCAAATCTCTTACGAGAGGCTGAAAAACCGACTTTCTTTGTAATCAACAAAATAGACGGGCCAAAACAAGAGGAGCTCGCTTACGAATTCTACCGGCTTGGGATTGAAAAACTCTACACCATATCCTCCGAGCATGGGGTGGGCGTCGGAGGACTGATGGATGACGTTGTCGAATACCTCCCCGTCCCAGATGCGGTCAGTGAAGATGAACAGAGGATAAGAATCGCCGTGATAGGAAAACCGAATGTCGGAAAATCCTCTATCATCAACAACATGCTGGGGTATGAAAGGACTATCGTTAACCCCCTCCCCGGAACGACGAGAGACGCCATAGACACCCCTTTTGAATTGAATGACCGGAAATACCTTCTGATCGACACTGCGGGCATACGGCGGAAAAGTAAAATAAGCATCACCCTTGAGAAATACAGTGTCGTTCAGGCACTCAAAACCATGAGCAGAAGCGACATCGCATTAATGTTGATAGACGCAGAAGAGGGAATAACAGACCAGGATACAAAGATCGCAGGCCTTGCCTTTGAGCGTGGCGTTGTCTGCATCATCGTTGTGAATAAGTGGGATCTCATCAAAAAAGATAACAGCACCATGGGAAACTATGTGAGAGATATTAAAGAAAAGCTGAAGTTTCTCAATTTTGCACCAACTCTCTTCGTCTCGGCCCTCACCGGCCAGAGGGTTATGAAGATATTTGATACGATTGAAACGGCGTACATCCAGTATACAAGAAGGGTTCAGACGTCCATATTAAACAACAAGGTGCAGGAATTCCTTGAAATAAATCCTCCTCCACGCTATCAGCGCAAGGCACATAACTTCAGCTATGTTACTCAGGCATCTGTAAAACCTCCTACATTTGTCTTCTTCGTCCATGAACCAAAAGCTGTCCATTTCTCATACCAGCGTTATCTGACCAATAAAATAAGAGAAGAATTCGGTTTTGATCA